In the Streptomyces sp. 3214.6 genome, AGTCGTGGTCGTTGTGCAGTTGCTGCCAGACGTTCCACAGATCGTTCTCGTTGGCGGGGTCCATGATGGTGCCGCCGATCAGGCCGGCCCGGATGCAGAAGTTGCGGCCGCGGATCGCGGTGGCCGCGAAGATCTGCGCGAGACCGGTGCTGGAGTCGTTCTTGGTGCTCAGTCCGGTCCCGTCGTAGTGGTCGATGACCGCCTCGTCGCCGACGACGTCCAGGGTGTTGTACATGCGCATCTCCCAGAACAGCGGGCTCTGGATGATGGCCTTGCGCATTCCGAAGGTGCGCGCGAGCCGGGTGACCAGCCCGTCGAAGCTCATCAGGATGTCGAACGCCTCTGTGGTCGACCGGTACGTGAGAACCTGGGCGCCCTGGTTACCGCCCTTCTCCGGCACGCCCATGGAGTTGAGGAGATACGACTGGACGTCCGCGAGCAGGGAGTTCCGCCTGGACATGTCCATACTGACGTCCAGGTCCGAGGTGATCTGCTCGGGGTTGTAGGTGTTCTGGCCGGCGTCACGGCCGGACACGATGTTGTTGTCGATCTCGATGAGGCCGCTGCCTGCTCCCACCGAGATCGTGGAGATCTGGTCGAACGCCCAGTCGCCGGGCAGCGGATAGCCGAGATTCCCGGAGAATCCCGTGGACATGTCGCAGACGAAACTGGCCGAGGTGTATCCCGCGGCTGCGACGCGGCTGCACACGTTGCGGGGTCCGTAGATGCCCGTCAGGTACCCCTGGCCGTGCTCGTTCATGACGTCCCGGATCGCACGGAAGTGCGGGAGGATGTTGTCGGTGACCTCGTAGTCGAGCGCGTCGAAGTCGACGGCGAAGTAGATACGTGTGCCGGGTTTGAAGCCGTAGTGTTTGGCCCGCTCGATGGCGGCGAAGGCGTCGGCGATCCCCTGCTCGCGGCGGAAGTAGGCCGCTTCCCCGCCCCAGGTCTGATAGATCGGAAAGCAGCTCAGACCGTAGGCGGCCATCCGGCCCAGCTCGCCGGACTTGATCTTCTTGTCGAGTGAGGAGTCCGGGACGTTGGACAGGTAGCGGCCCACGATCTGGTACCCCGCGTCCCTGAGCGCCACCGCCCGCGCGTCGGTGACCTCGGTGACGCAGTCGGCCGCGGCTCCCCTGCGGGTGGCGTCACCGGTGGACACCAGCAGCGAGGCCCAGGTCTGGAAGTCCCCTCGGCCGGTGACCGGGAGCTTCGCGAAATTCTGGAAACTGCGCACACGTGTCGCCAGGTCGGCGTCGAAGTGGCTGTCGAAGAACACCCCGCCGCGCTTGTTGAAGATCATGGCGGCGGTGAAGAGACTCACCCACGTCCCCGACGAGCCCTCCGAGAGGGGGTTGTTCC is a window encoding:
- a CDS encoding glycoside hydrolase domain-containing protein is translated as MADQMVIEAQKFINSYNVAGIPKVEENGRTGWAVMFALTRALQYEVGITSLSDNFGPTTLATLQARHPVINAGTRHEKVLKIVQSALYCKGYDGGGIDGTYNDSVAASVRELRQNMGVDGAFVDGVSPKVFKALLTMDAYVVIEGGSELTRAVQQWMNGRYVGRRNFFIVPCDGHFSRDVQKALMFAIQYEIGMSDDVANGVFGPGTQQGIRNNPLSEGSSGTWVSLFTAAMIFNKRGGVFFDSHFDADLATRVRSFQNFAKLPVTGRGDFQTWASLLVSTGDATRRGAAADCVTEVTDARAVALRDAGYQIVGRYLSNVPDSSLDKKIKSGELGRMAAYGLSCFPIYQTWGGEAAYFRREQGIADAFAAIERAKHYGFKPGTRIYFAVDFDALDYEVTDNILPHFRAIRDVMNEHGQGYLTGIYGPRNVCSRVAAAGYTSASFVCDMSTGFSGNLGYPLPGDWAFDQISTISVGAGSGLIEIDNNIVSGRDAGQNTYNPEQITSDLDVSMDMSRRNSLLADVQSYLLNSMGVPEKGGNQGAQVLTYRSTTEAFDILMSFDGLVTRLARTFGMRKAIIQSPLFWEMRMYNTLDVVGDEAVIDHYDGTGLSTKNDSSTGLAQIFAATAIRGRNFCIRAGLIGGTIMDPANENDLWNVWQQLHNDHDYNISTLPAVLIWGADDVHVPRPSMSTSEEETRLTLARYNGTEGRAQDYGTAMLGLHRVFEKYNAPLRGL